A segment of the Acidobacteriota bacterium genome:
ACATACTCCGAGTACTCGGCAGGTGACGCAGAAGATCAGTAGTGAAGTTCACACTGATGGTGGTCGACTGCTTATCCACTACCGGCGACTCACCGGTAACCGTTATCGTCTCCGCTACCGCCGCCACCTTCATCGTAACATTGAGAGTAGTGGTTTTACCCAATGAGACGACGATCCCCTTGCGGACAAGGGTGGCGAACCCCTCGAGCTCAAACTTCACCTGATAAACACCAGGAGGAATCGCCGGGAAGCGGAAGAACCCATGCTCATCGGTCTGGGTAACCAGCTGAGGCACGATCATCGCTGGGCTGGTGATGGTCACCGTAACCCCAGGAAGCACAGCGCCGGTCTCATCCTTCACCGTCCCGTTCAGGTTACCGGTCTGGACCGAGCTCTGGGCAAAGGCGGTGGCGGTAAGCCCTAAGGCAAAAACCACCATCACCACCCACAACAATTTTTTACTCATCGCCCTTCTACCTCCTTACATTTGATTAATCATCTAAATAAAGCTTCCATTTTTTACTAAGCAAGAGAGATGCCATTTTAGGCTCCACCGGTGAAACCTATTTAAGTATCACTTAAATAACAAATTACAACAAAAATGTCAAAACCTTGCCTTTATTTACCCCAGTCGTTGTCCCTGGATAAGTTCGGTTTTTTGAAATCCGAATTCAATTTTTTGGTCTATCCTTATAATTGTTGGTAGTAATAGTCAATTAGCGAAATAGTTCAATCCAATTTTTTGGAGGGAAAAATCTCTTCTCCGAAGAGCAAATAAGAACCGAGGGTCAGAAGAAAAACACTACCCTACCGCCTCTTCCTTCGCCTTGAGGGTGGCAAAACGCTTCTTATGAGAAGAACCATCGCGGCAATAAGTACAAGGAAGTGAAAGAAATACGCCTTTAAAATGGCATAGAGGAAGGATACAACCTTGATCCCGGTATAGAGTCGAGCCTTTGTCTCAGGGGAGAGGCGGGGCACTATTACCTCTGCTACTACCTTCCCCACATAGTAAGAAGCGGTGGAAAGTTGATCCGAAAGTTTGGAGAAAAGCCCCTTTTCTGAATCCCCCTTTCTCAATTGGGAGGTGGGTTTCATCCTTTTATCCGGATGAGTGAGGGTAGGTGGAAATAAGACGAAGGAAAAAATGCCTCCCATTAGGAAAACTACCCCCATAATAAGAAAAGCCCTTCTCCTTCTGGAGATGTTCCCCCTTCTTCTCCCAAGTCTTGCCATTTATTCAACCACCTCTGATATAAAAACGAGCTCCGCTCCATTTCTGTTTAGCAAGGGGAGAATATCCTTTAAAGATTGGACCGTTGTTATCGAAAGATGGGCGATACCAACAGCCTTTCCCCGCTCCTCGGCTAAGGAGAACAACCTCCGGAGGTTGCCCGCGACATCATCGTTGTGGGAATTGACCCCCTTATCGAGGAAGATGGTCCTCACCCCAACGCGAACCCCGAGCTCTTTTCCCTCCCTGGCGGCAACCGAATAATCGGTGGTCCGGCTATCAACGAAGAAGAGCCTCTTCTCTTTCAATACCTCAAACACTATCCTCATAAGGTCCCGATCCTCGGTAGCTCTTGAGCCCATATGATTGTTCACCCCTACCGCATAGGGGACGGTGAGGAGATCATCCTCGATCGTCCACCTCACCTCCTCGGGGCTCATATCGATGAAGATCGCTCCCTCCCCCGGGTTCTTTTCCGGATAACCAACCGGCTCCATCGGCAGATGGAGCATCACCTCAAAGCCAAGCCGATGGGCGAGCTCCGCTGACTCCCGGGAATAAGGAAGATGAGGGAGAACGGATACAGCAAGGGGACAATCAACGGAGCTGAGAAGGTCCTCAAGAAGGACGATATCATAGCCCACATCATCTATTATCAACGCTACCTTTCCCAAAGCCTTCCTCTTCCCCAGAGGGGAGTTTCTCCTCTCTTTCAAGATAAGGCGGTGGGAAACCCTATTGCCAACGACTATATTTACGATAAGCCGGTTGGGGTTTCGAGAAAAGCGAGAAGAAAGAGAAATAGAAGAGGAGGGAAGCCCCTTTCTAAGCTCTGCCACGATCCTTTCCCGCCTTTTATTGCCAGGAAAGTCTCCTCTGACCAAAATAACCCCACCCTCCCCCCTTCTCCCGGGAAGGGCTAAAGATATACCAGCCTTTTTTGCTAAAGAGGGGAGTAATTTATCTATCTTCGCCTGCGTTTCAAAAAAAACCGCCTCGGTTCTCGCCTCCCTGTTACTAAAAAGGAGGAAAAAGAAAAGGACAAAGGCGATGCTCAGCGAAACAAGGAGAATTCCGGTGAAAGTAAAGGGGAACTTCACCCTCCCCTTTACCTTGCCCCTCTTCTTCCTTATGGAGCTCCTCTTAGTAGAATTTCTCGCTCTCTTTTTCCTACTCGCTGGTGCCAATTAGATGCTCCACCGCCTTGGTCAGCTGAAGTTCGTAAGGAGATCCCCCTACCTCCTTAGCCTGGGGAAGAGGGATGGAAAAAGAGGGGATAACGCCGTGCCCCGGTAAAGAGACACCCTTGGGGGAGACGAACTTCGCCACCGAAAGGATAATGGCGGAACCATCGCTCAAGGGAATAGCCTTCCTCACTGCACCATCACCGAAGCTCTTTTCCCCCACCACCTCCGCCCGATTGTTTTCGGCGAGAGCGAGGGCAAACGCCTCGGGTATCCCCTTGGTCCGGCTATTTATCAGCACCTCCACCTTGCCAGTAAAAAACCTCCCCTTCTTCGCCCGGTAGCTGGCTATCAGTTGCCCTTTGCTTCTGAGGGAGAGGATTACCCCTCGCTCAAGAAGGAAATCCGCTGCTCTCGTCATATCGGGAAGGGAACCGCCAGAAGCATTCCTCAAGTCTATCACCAAGTAGTCGATCCCATCCCTCTCTAATTCACGAAGCCACTTCTTAAAATTGGCAACGACCCCCTTGGTAAAGGTGGGGATTTTGAAATAACCAACCTTACCCTCAATGATCCTCTTCTCCCCCCTCTCCTTCTTGAGATGATGGCGAATGAGGGATAATTCGATCTCTCCCTTGGCTCCAGCCCTCCTCACCGTGAGCTTTACCTCGCTCCCCTCATCCCCAGAAAGGAGGTTTCTCACTTGAAAAAGGGTCATCTCCCTGGTGGGACGACCCTCTATGGAGACAACCAAATCTCCAGGAAGGATCCCCGCTTTATTAGCGGAGGAACCGGAGATAACCCGTAACACCTCGGGGAAGGAGTTACTACTCCTCTTAGCGACAACGAGCCCCACACCCGCCCGCGGCATAACCATATCCTTCTGGTATTGTCGATATTCCGCTTTGGAAAGGTAGAAACTCTCCGGATCGAGCCCCTCAGCCATCCCATAGAAGGCGGCGGAAAAAAGACGGCTGAGATCGACCTTTTCCACATAGTTCCTTTTGATCAACTCAATCACCTGGGTAATGATGGTAAGTCTGCGGTAGCTTCCCGCTTTCGAACCTGCGCTCCCCAAGATTATCCCAAAAAGGGCGAAGAAGACCACTACCGCAGTAATTGTAATAAGCTGTTTTCGATACCTTCTAAGCATTGCTATTTACGCTCCTTAATTGGTTTCAGCCAATCCAAAGGGTTTTCAGGGACCCCATTGTGCCTCAATTCGAAGTGGAGGGAAGGACCGGAGAGAAAACCAGTATCCCCTACCAAGGCTACCGGCTCTCCCTTCCTCACATAATCACCAACCTTGACCAGAAGCTTCGAGGCATAGCCATAAAAGGTCCAATACTTATCCCCATGGTCTATTATTAGGAGGTTTCCATAACCTCGGAACCAGTCAGCATATATCACCTTCCCATCAAACACCGCATAAACCGGGGAACCGGGCGGTGCTGCGATATCTATTCCCTTTCTCACCAAATAGATATTGAACTTGGGGTGTTTAACCTTCCCAAAGGTGGCGACGACCTTCCCCAAAACGGGCCAGGAGAGTAACCCCTTGAACCGGTAGAAAGGAAGAGGGGGTGAGGGGGGAACCCCCTCGGTCGAGAGATCCGCCACCAACCCTTCGAGCTTCCGCGATGCCTCCATCAGCTCTGATATCGCTTGCAAGGTCAACTTCTGCTCCCTCCTTACCTTGGCCAGATAAGCCTCCTTCTCCTTCCGCAGCTTTCTCACCTCCTCCGCCTTCGCCGCCGTCTCCCTTCTCAAGGCGAGCAACCTTCTCTCTCCCTCCTTAAGCTCCCTTTTCGAACGGGTAAAAAGGGCGATATCCCGCCTAAACCTATCTATAAGCTCCCTATCCCGACGGGCTAAGAAGGAAAGGTAGTAATAGCCCTCTCGAAAACCTCCTGCCTCCTCCATTGAAAGAGCCATACGAAGATAGCTGAGCCTGCCCAATTTGTAGATAAAGACCAACTTCCTTCCTAAAAGCTTCTTCTCATCATCTATCTTCTTCCTCAGCTTAGTGATCCTCCTTCTTACCTCCCTCTGTCGTTCTCGATTTATCCTAAGCTCCACCTCGAGGCGATCAAGCTCCGCCCTCCTCAATTCCACCGCTACACCCAACCGCTCAAGCTCCCCGAGGATGCTTTTTTCCTCGGAAAGAGCCGCCTCATACCGTGCCTTGAGCCTTTTTATCTCCTCCTTTATCCTCCTAAGCTTCTCTTTGTCCGATACCTTCTCCTCTCGAGGGAAAAGAAGAAAGGCAAAAGAGAACAGAAGGAAAAAAACGAAAACCGCCCTCCGCTTCATCGAAGACCGCTACCCCCAACCCCTACTCCCTCTGTTCTTAAGAACAGGGAAAAACTTTAACTTATCCAACATTTATTATTCTATTCCCCCTGGCGAAAGGTGTCAACAAAAAGCCCTTCCCGGTTGAATCCTCCCCCCAACCGGGGCTATACTTATCCCAAAAGGAGGACACGGTGGAAGAGAAGGCGAAGGAAATAAGATACGATTATCAAAACGCCCTCCACGAAAGGGTGGGCGATGAGGGAATAAAGGGGGAGGAGATCGATAAAAATCTTCCCCTTGGAGAAAGATTAATCGACGAGGTAAGGAGAAAGATCAAAAAAGGGGAATACAGCTTCGCCTCCTTACCCGATGATGATGAGACCGAGGAGGAGGTCCGCCGCTTTGCCCTCTGGTCAGGAAGAAGGTTCGATCAGGTGGTGGTAATCGGGATGGGAGGCTCTGCCCTGGGCGCCATCGCCATAGATGAAGCATTAGCTCCTCTCTCCTCTGAGTTCTCCTTTCGCCTTTATCCTAAGTTGATCGTCCTTAAAAACATAGACCCGACAATAACCGCTCGCCTTGCCGCTACCCTCGACCTCAAGCGAACGCTCTTCATCGTGATAAGCAAATCGGGAAAGACGGTAGAGACCTTAGCTAACTTCCTTTCCTTAAGGAAATTCCTCATAAAAGAAAAAGGGATAACAAAATATCGGGAGAATATCGTAGTCATAACTACCAAAGGGAAAGGACCCCTTTTCCAGCTTGCAAAGGAGGAAGGTTATCAGCTCTTTTTTATCCCCGAGGATGTAGGGGGGAGGTTTTCTGTTCTCTCACCAGTGGGGCTTCTTCCCGCTGCCCTTATCGGCGTCGATACCAAGGAGTTAATCACCGGTGCTTCCTTTATCCGAGATAGATTGATCAACCTCCCTCCCTCGGAAAACCCTGCCTTCCTCTTCGCTCTTATTCACTTCCTCCTCTTTCGCAAGGGGAAACGGGATCAGGTCATCTTCCCCTACGCCACTACCCTCCGTGGACTCGCCTATTGGTACCGTCAGCTCCTTGCCGAGAGCTTGGGGAAAAGGAGCGAACAAGGCGCCCCTGTGGGACAAACGCCAGTGGTAGCGATCGGGGCAAGCGATCAACATTCCCAACTCCAGCTCTACCTCGAGGGACCGAACGACAAGGAATTCCTCTTTCTCGAGGTAGAGGATTTCCCTGAGGATATCACCCTACCCGATGTCCTCCCTCACCGAGAGATCCCCCAGTTCCTTGCCGGAAGGAAGCTCTCGGAGATACTCACCGCGGAAAAGAGGGCGACCGAGCTCGCTCTGACCAAAGGAAAGAGACCAAACACCACCCTAATCATCCCTGAAATAAACGCCTTTACCCTGGGGGAGCTTTTCTTATTCTTCGAACTCGCTATCGTCTTCTACGCCTTCCTTCTCCAGGTTAACCCCTTCGACCAGCCGGCAGTGGAGGAGATAAAGAGGAATACCGCTTCCATCCTCTCATTGAAAAGACCAAAAGAGGGAAATGGCTGATGACGAAATAAGAAGAGCAATTGAGAGGGGTTAATTCTCGGATATCTTCCGAGGATAACTCGCAATAGAGATACCCGGGTGGGAAGGGGTGGCTTAAATACGATTGACTTATCGCTATTGAAGGTCGTAAAATAAAAATTGTTTTAAAAGAGAATTTACTTGGGAGGATTAAGATGTTTGGTTCGATTGGTATTCCGGAGCTTTTGCTCATTTTCGGTATCGTGCTTCTCCTATTTGGGGCGAAGAAGCTACCCGAAGTGGGTCGCGGCTTGGGCAGAGGGATAAAGAATTTTAAAGAAGCGCTGAGCGGAACTTCCGAGAACAAACCAGCAGAAAAGGAGCTGGAAAGAACTGAAGAAAAGAAGGGAGAAGACTGAGGAAGCCAGAGAGGCACTTAGGGCGAGAAAAAGCGGATTTTTGCTTCCTGACCGAGCGAGCGCTCCGGAAGAAGGGAAGGGTTTATTTCACTTATTTTTGTTTTCGGCGGAAAGAAATAAAGATATTGGTAAAGGATGTATTCGCCTGGTTCTGCCTTTAAGATATCGAAGGAAAATCCAAGCTCAGGGAAGCTCCCCGGTTCTCCTTCAGGTAATTTACGCTTTTTCCCATCATCAGCAAAATAAAAGGAATGGGGGAGCATTTTTGCTCTCCTTTCTGGTCGAATGAAGAAGAGTAGCACCCCCTTTTCTCCCGAGAGAAGAACAAAATTCGTTTTACAATGAGGAAAATCTTTTTCCCCTGGTTCCATCTTTCCATCCGCTATCCCATGATATCCACCAGGAAGGTAGATCTCCATACCTGAGGCAGAACTTGCAAAGTCAAGCGAGGTACGGAAACTGGCGGAACTACAATAACGGGCAAGTCTTATCGGCGATGAGACCACGATGGGAAAGACGATCCCCTCGGGATAAAACCCTATCTCCACCTCCCCTGAAGGGACCTTTCTTCCTACCACTTTTAATTCTGGCTTTCCCACCACGGTTATCCTCAGCGGTCCTCTCCTTATCCCCCTCGTTCGGAAGGCGATATCTCCCTCGGTTTTAACCATCGGCTTTATCGCCAAGGGATAGAAAAACCACCACTTGAGGCGTGCCTTTATCCTTATCTTGCTCCGATCGAGTATGCTTCTTCCTGAGGGAAAAGCAAGCTCCACCAGAAAGTACCTATCCTTAGCCAAAGCCGCCGAATAGGATGGGGTTCGAACAAAGAAGAAATTTCCCCGGGCATATGATGATATAACCTTCTTTACCTCCCTTTGGGAGGAAGAAAGAGAAGGAAAAAGATAAAAATATTTCCCCCTCACCTTGAGCTCGAAGACAGGCGAGCAAAGGGAAGAAAGAGCTGACGCTGGTGCCCGCTTGCCTCCCTCCTCAAGGAGGAATATGAGTTCATCATTCGGTCGGAGTAGACCCGCCTTCTCACTCCCCCCAAGGAGAAGCTTCCCCTCATCATCCCGCTCATCCACCTGAAGAGTAACAGGGAAAAACCTACCCCCCTCATAGCGACAAAGGAGGAGAGAGGAAATCGGCTTTCCTAAAAGAGGGGACAGCTTCTCTCCTCGAATGATTACCGTGGTGAAATGTTGAACACCGCCTAAGGATGGAAGAGCGAGAGAAACCCCTATTCCGAGCAGAAAAAACCATATTTTTAAAATCTTCCTCTCCATTATGCGCCTTCTATATTAACGCAGAACAAACCATTCCTTAAAGCTTTTTTCGCTTCAGTCAATTAATCCTTGACAGAGAAGGCGACATTATATATCGTTATATACTAATAGAGGAATATAGGGAGGGCTTATGGAAAAATTGGCCAGGATATTCAAAGCACTCTCCGATCCCACCAGGCTCCGAATAATGAACCTTCTCCTTGAAAGAGAGCTTTGTGTTTGCGATCTCACCAAGGTGCTCGATATCAGCCAGCCGAATATATCACGCCATCTTAACTGCCTTAAGAACGCCGGCCTTGTCTCTTCACACAGGGTTGGGGTTTTT
Coding sequences within it:
- a CDS encoding carboxypeptidase regulatory-like domain-containing protein yields the protein MSKKLLWVVMVVFALGLTATAFAQSSVQTGNLNGTVKDETGAVLPGVTVTITSPAMIVPQLVTQTDEHGFFRFPAIPPGVYQVKFELEGFATLVRKGIVVSLGKTTTLNVTMKVAAVAETITVTGESPVVDKQSTTISVNFTTDLLRHLPSTRSM
- a CDS encoding winged helix-turn-helix transcriptional regulator, with the translated sequence MEKLARIFKALSDPTRLRIMNLLLERELCVCDLTKVLDISQPNISRHLNCLKNAGLVSSHRVGVFIHYEIANLPPEFKKFLNALDEIFHHHPKLKEDRLRLSSLLKKKLIATGCNPEG
- a CDS encoding peptidoglycan DD-metalloendopeptidase family protein, translating into MKRRAVFVFFLLFSFAFLLFPREEKVSDKEKLRRIKEEIKRLKARYEAALSEEKSILGELERLGVAVELRRAELDRLEVELRINRERQREVRRRITKLRKKIDDEKKLLGRKLVFIYKLGRLSYLRMALSMEEAGGFREGYYYLSFLARRDRELIDRFRRDIALFTRSKRELKEGERRLLALRRETAAKAEEVRKLRKEKEAYLAKVRREQKLTLQAISELMEASRKLEGLVADLSTEGVPPSPPLPFYRFKGLLSWPVLGKVVATFGKVKHPKFNIYLVRKGIDIAAPPGSPVYAVFDGKVIYADWFRGYGNLLIIDHGDKYWTFYGYASKLLVKVGDYVRKGEPVALVGDTGFLSGPSLHFELRHNGVPENPLDWLKPIKERK
- a CDS encoding glucose-6-phosphate isomerase (catalyzes the formation of D-fructose 6-phosphate from D-glucose 6-phosphate), producing MEEKAKEIRYDYQNALHERVGDEGIKGEEIDKNLPLGERLIDEVRRKIKKGEYSFASLPDDDETEEEVRRFALWSGRRFDQVVVIGMGGSALGAIAIDEALAPLSSEFSFRLYPKLIVLKNIDPTITARLAATLDLKRTLFIVISKSGKTVETLANFLSLRKFLIKEKGITKYRENIVVITTKGKGPLFQLAKEEGYQLFFIPEDVGGRFSVLSPVGLLPAALIGVDTKELITGASFIRDRLINLPPSENPAFLFALIHFLLFRKGKRDQVIFPYATTLRGLAYWYRQLLAESLGKRSEQGAPVGQTPVVAIGASDQHSQLQLYLEGPNDKEFLFLEVEDFPEDITLPDVLPHREIPQFLAGRKLSEILTAEKRATELALTKGKRPNTTLIIPEINAFTLGELFLFFELAIVFYAFLLQVNPFDQPAVEEIKRNTASILSLKRPKEGNG
- a CDS encoding twin-arginine translocase TatA/TatE family subunit, whose amino-acid sequence is MFGSIGIPELLLIFGIVLLLFGAKKLPEVGRGLGRGIKNFKEALSGTSENKPAEKELERTEEKKGED
- a CDS encoding PDZ domain-containing protein, which gives rise to MLRRYRKQLITITAVVVFFALFGIILGSAGSKAGSYRRLTIITQVIELIKRNYVEKVDLSRLFSAAFYGMAEGLDPESFYLSKAEYRQYQKDMVMPRAGVGLVVAKRSSNSFPEVLRVISGSSANKAGILPGDLVVSIEGRPTREMTLFQVRNLLSGDEGSEVKLTVRRAGAKGEIELSLIRHHLKKERGEKRIIEGKVGYFKIPTFTKGVVANFKKWLRELERDGIDYLVIDLRNASGGSLPDMTRAADFLLERGVILSLRSKGQLIASYRAKKGRFFTGKVEVLINSRTKGIPEAFALALAENNRAEVVGEKSFGDGAVRKAIPLSDGSAIILSVAKFVSPKGVSLPGHGVIPSFSIPLPQAKEVGGSPYELQLTKAVEHLIGTSE
- a CDS encoding divergent polysaccharide deacetylase family protein, encoding MAPASRKKRARNSTKRSSIRKKRGKVKGRVKFPFTFTGILLVSLSIAFVLFFFLLFSNREARTEAVFFETQAKIDKLLPSLAKKAGISLALPGRRGEGGVILVRGDFPGNKRRERIVAELRKGLPSSSISLSSRFSRNPNRLIVNIVVGNRVSHRLILKERRNSPLGKRKALGKVALIIDDVGYDIVLLEDLLSSVDCPLAVSVLPHLPYSRESAELAHRLGFEVMLHLPMEPVGYPEKNPGEGAIFIDMSPEEVRWTIEDDLLTVPYAVGVNNHMGSRATEDRDLMRIVFEVLKEKRLFFVDSRTTDYSVAAREGKELGVRVGVRTIFLDKGVNSHNDDVAGNLRRLFSLAEERGKAVGIAHLSITTVQSLKDILPLLNRNGAELVFISEVVE